TATATTGTTTACTCCAAAGCTAAATTCATGTTTTAGGAAAGAAAGGTCCGTATTATTTAGCGATGGACCATTTCCAATAATAAAACAGCGTTTATCATGGAATTTATTCTTCAAGTTTCCCAGTTTTGAAGATTCTTCAACTGACAAGGGTTTATGATAGCGACCTAAAACAGCAGAGATAGTTAAAAATTCATTAAAGCTTGCCATTACATCACTTTGTGTCACATGTTTATTAGATAGATCTGTTTCATAGATAATATCCTCCTTTTGAAGGAGGATATCCTGAGTGATATTATTGAAATGCACAAGCATTCTTTTAGAAAAAATCTGCAATACCGATTCTACAAAATTTTTAAAGACCTTTTTAAGTCTATTCCCAATAGTATTCCTCAAAGCGTAATTACACCTACATCCTATTTATCTAAAGTGAAGCCATTATCTCTTTTAAATCCCTCGCGGCTCCCTCTAAAAATTCGTTGCATGTACTGGCAACATGGGGGGTCATAAAAAAACGATCAGGATAATACTCTAACAGCTTTCCTTTATAAGGCTCCTCCCAATAGACATCAAAAGCAGCTTTTATTCTATCCTGCCGTATCTCATCATATAAGTCATCTTCACTAACAATAGGACCTCTTGCCGTATTGATCAAAATAGCCCCATTTTTCATATATGAGAGTTTTTGTTTGTCAAAATATCCTTTATTATCTAAAGAATTGGGAATATGTAAAGTAATGCAATCTGCTTGTGAAAGCAGGGGATACAATTCATCTTCAGAGTTTCGGCAAGCATCAAAAGTTAATATCTGAAGCAGCATATCCAATTTCTTTGCCACCTTGCTTCCTATTTTTCCCATACCAATGATAAGTAGCTTTTTGTTTCTCAAGGCGATCCTGCCATACTTTTCCCACGGATCTATCGTTCCTACCTCGGAATAAAGCATCTTCAAAATTAGGTAACAAGTAAAATTGGCGGTCTCTTCGAAAATATAATCGGCGACTTTAGAAGAAGGAAGGCAAATCTTAATACCTCTTTGCTTGGCCTTTTCAAAGGGTAAATTATCTTTACTGATTCCCGCTCTAAAGATTGCTTTTAATTTAGGAAATTCATCAGGATCAATCGTTTTACTTCCCAACAAAGCAATATCAGCCTCTTTTTTATCCGAAGTAAAAATTGAGGAATCTATATAGGCATCTAATGTTTTTGTATTTTTCCAAATCTTTATCATCTCGATATCCTTTTTGTCCAAAACACAGATATGATATTAGTCTAAATGTTTGTATAAAGCCTTAGCTATTTGAAAATCCTTTTCTGTTTTAATAATAATTCCTTCTTCACGATCAAGAGGAAAAAATCCACAAGTTCCGCTATACGTAGCACATCCTCCTGCATTGTAAGCCTCCAAAAAGGTCTCTCGTCTCCAGCCTGTAATGCTCCAGGTGATTCTTTGTATTGGAGTCAGCTCCTGTGAATTCGTTTTTGTGCTGAATGAAAAATTCAAAGGCTTATCATTCATAGCGCATTCTATTTGTTCGTTTACCACACTAAAGAATGAATCATACCCCCCTTCAATCATAGCATTCAAAAACCGTTCGATCGTTTCTTTTCGAAGCAAAGGGGCTATGCTATGTACTTGCAACAGGATATCACAATTGTGCCCTCGCAAGAAATCAAAGACAAAATCTTCACTGGTAGCTGTATTATTAGCTAATTCAGATGGTCTTTTATAGAAATTTACATCTTCTTGCTTTGCTATTTCTCCAAAGGTATCATGTTCCGAATTCACCCAAACTTCATTTACCTTTGGCAAGCTTTTACTTTTCCGTATGGCGTGTGTGATAATAGGTATACCATCAATTTCTCTAAGATTTTTCTGTTTTAATCGCTGACTACCCATACGAGCAGGTATCATGGCAATTACTTTCATAATAACGTCTCCTTACAATAAAATATCAGGGAAGTAAATCTTTTGCCTTAATTATTCCATTGGTAGCTATTGCTGTTACAAAGTTCTCCCTTTTCCCAGGGATACAAAGTATATCGCCTCCCGCAGCTTTAACAAGTGCCAAACCAGCTGCTACATCCCATATACGGATATCTTCCTCTATATAGGCATCAAATCGACCGGAAGCAACCCATGCTAAAGATAAAGCTGCACTACCAACTAACCTTATTTTTTTCCATTGTTGGACCAATAGTATAAAACTATATAAAGATTCCCTTTCATAATTTCTCCAGGAAGGAAATCCGGTGCTCAATATACCGGTATTAATTTTTTCCGTATTACTCACAGATATTTCGGCATTGTTTTTCCATACACCAGCTGTCAAACCCAATTCATTTTCCAGAACACCTATATACATTTCGTCATGATTAATATCATAAATCATTCCTAAAACAGGTTGTTGTTTACGCCATAAGGCAATAGAAATACACGATAATGGTATATCTCTGGAATAGTTAAGTGTACCGTCAAGAGGATCTAAAATC
The genomic region above belongs to Sediminispirochaeta bajacaliforniensis DSM 16054 and contains:
- a CDS encoding NAD(P)-dependent oxidoreductase, with amino-acid sequence MIKIWKNTKTLDAYIDSSIFTSDKKEADIALLGSKTIDPDEFPKLKAIFRAGISKDNLPFEKAKQRGIKICLPSSKVADYIFEETANFTCYLILKMLYSEVGTIDPWEKYGRIALRNKKLLIIGMGKIGSKVAKKLDMLLQILTFDACRNSEDELYPLLSQADCITLHIPNSLDNKGYFDKQKLSYMKNGAILINTARGPIVSEDDLYDEIRQDRIKAAFDVYWEEPYKGKLLEYYPDRFFMTPHVASTCNEFLEGAARDLKEIMASL
- a CDS encoding acylneuraminate cytidylyltransferase family protein, whose amino-acid sequence is MKVIAMIPARMGSQRLKQKNLREIDGIPIITHAIRKSKSLPKVNEVWVNSEHDTFGEIAKQEDVNFYKRPSELANNTATSEDFVFDFLRGHNCDILLQVHSIAPLLRKETIERFLNAMIEGGYDSFFSVVNEQIECAMNDKPLNFSFSTKTNSQELTPIQRITWSITGWRRETFLEAYNAGGCATYSGTCGFFPLDREEGIIIKTEKDFQIAKALYKHLD
- a CDS encoding inositol monophosphatase family protein, whose product is MMINQIKELIHSVVAEIKKEKRKILSAEKKDISLSTDKYINDRIASFLKNSFPYPVLSEENDIKTNYLNYDQCFWILDPLDGTLNYSRDIPLSCISIALWRKQQPVLGMIYDINHDEMYIGVLENELGLTAGVWKNNAEISVSNTEKINTGILSTGFPSWRNYERESLYSFILLVQQWKKIRLVGSAALSLAWVASGRFDAYIEEDIRIWDVAAGLALVKAAGGDILCIPGKRENFVTAIATNGIIKAKDLLP